The Chryseobacterium oranimense genome contains the following window.
AACTATCAGAATGACTCAAGAGACAGATTTGCAGGGAACTTCAGTTTAAGTTATGATGTAACAAAAGATATTAACCTATTAGTAAGAATGGGAAGAGATGGTTACACAATGATTACTGAGGACAGAAAAGCTGTAGGATCATATACCGGGAACTCCTTTGGGTTAAATGGAGGAGTTAATCAGCCTTCAGGTTATGCTACAAGTCAATATAAGTTTTCAGAAACCAATTATGATTTCATAGGAACATATAAAAAGAATATTACTGATGATTTTAGCGTTAATGTTCTATTAGGAGGTAACGTTAATGTGCAAAAAACGTATTCTAACCAGCAGTCTACATCAGGTGGACTTTATATTCCTGGAATTTATACAATAGCGAATTCAAATTCTGCACCAGTTAGACCTCTGATTTCAGATTTATCAAAATATGTATATGGCGTATTTGGTCAATTATCACTAGGGTATAAAAACACATATTACTTAGAGGGTACTTACAGAAGAGATCAATCTACTGCTCTTCCTGAAAATGATGCTGTTTACTGGTATCCTTCACTATCTGCCAGTGTTGTATTTTCAAACCTAATAAAAGCAAACTGGTTGAATTTTGGTAAGATACGTGCGGCTTATGCGGAGGTTGGATCAGATACAGGGGCAGACCAGCTATTGAATAGATACTTCTCACAGCCTTCCTATGGGGATATTCCAATCTATGCATACAATACAACTCTTAGAAACTTTGAACTTAAATCGCAGGGGCTTAAAAACATAGAATTCGGTATTGAAACAAAAATGTTTAATAATCGTTTAGGTTTTGATGTTGCTTGGTTCCAGAATAAAGCATATGATCAGATATTACCGTTGCCAGTTTCTTTTGCAAACGGAGCGCTGGCTAAGACCCAAAATGCAGGAGAGCTTACAACAAAAGGTTTTGAAGTCTCTATTAATGCAACACCTATTAAGACAACTAATTTCTCTTGGGATTTAAGCTTGAACTGGTCTAATCCTTGGACAAAAGTTACAGCGCTTGCTGAAGGTATTGAAAATATTACAATGGGTAGAGCCCAGGGTGGAGTTAGTATTAATGCCCCTCTTAATGGAGATTATGGTTCAATATGGACTTCAGACTATGTTTATGATTCAAACGGACAGCGTATTGTTGGAGAAAATGGTGCATATTTGGTAACTGACACTCCTACATATAACCAGGGAAGCTTCCAGGCCGACTGGACAGCTGGTATGAATAATACATTGAGTTATAAAAATTTGTCGTTAAGCTTCTTAATTGATTGGAGAAAAGGAGGGAAAATATATTCATTAGATCAATTTTATGGATATGGAACAGGGATCTATCCGGATTCAGTAGGATTTAATGATTTAGGAAACCCTATCAGAAATACTTTAGCGACTGGAGGAGGAGTAATTCTTCCAGGGGTAATGGAAAACCCTAATAGCCCTGGAACCTATATTCCGAATACAATCAGACTGGATAAATCACAATCAAGCCAAGTACTTGGAACAGACCTTCCTGGAGCGGCTTATGTATATGATGCAAGTTTCATAAAATTGAGAGAAGTAGCAATAACTTATAGATTTAATAAAGAGTTCTTTAATTCTAAATTTATACAGGGTATGTCGGTAAGTTTAATAGGAAATAACTTATGGATTATGCATAAAAACTTACCTTATTCTGATCCGGAAGCAGGACTTTCTTCAGGAAATATTCAGGGGTACCAATCTGGGCCAATGCCAGCTACTAGAAACATTTCATTTAATGTAAAAATTAATTTCTAAAGAACATGAAAAAATATATAATAACACCAATATTAGCTCTTTTGTTTATAGGATGTTCAACGACTGATGATGTCAACATGGATGAGCATGCATTTTATAATACTACTCAGGAGTCTTTACTTACTTACGCACAAAAAGAGCTTAGTGATTATATGAATACGCCTAGTGTAAATGAAAACAACTTTAGGCTGACTATGCAGTACTGGACAGAAACTATTTACGTAAATGAAAGTAATTATGATTTTACAAATAGAACTGTATCTAATAATGTTTGGACCGACAATTATGTAAACGTATTGAAAAACCTGGATCAGGCAGAAAGAATTATTAATGCTTATACGCCGACTCCTTCAGAACTGACTACATGGCCTGGTAAAAAGAAAAATCAGCTGGCGATCATTGATATGATGAAAGTCTATACCTATCAGATTTTAGTAGACACTTATGGTGATATACCATATACTCAGGCTCTGAATATAGATCTTTATCCACTTCCAAAATATGATAAGGCTGCTGATATTTATTCATCTTTGATTTCAAAATTAGAAACTGATTTAACTAATCTATCAGGCAGCTCCAAAGCATTTACTGAAAATGGTGATATTTATTATGGAGAGCTAAATACGGTTACTGGGAAAAAAGAATCAAATATTGATAAATGGAAAGCGTTTGGAAATTCATTGCTTTTAAAATTAGGAATTGCTTTAGCTGACGTTAATCCAGGATTAGCTCAAACAACAGTTAGCAAAGCTATAACTGGAGGAGTTATAACATCATCACTTGGAAACTGTCAATTTCAATATTTGGGAGCTTCTCCAAATGAAAACCCTATGTTCCAGGAAACGAGTTCAAGAGATGACTTCATCGCTGGAAAGACTTTAGTAGACTATATGAATGCCAGTAATGATCCAAGAATCAGTGCATACTACACAGATGTTAATGGAAATTATATCGGACAAGTTATTGGGACACCGGGAGAATTTGCAGACTTTTCAAATGCTGGAGAATTTGCATATACAAAAACTACTCCTGGAATTATTCTAAGTTACACTGAAGTATCTTTCTATCGTGCTGAAGCTGCTGCAAGATGGGGAATCGGAGGAAGTGCTGCTGCATTATATGCTACTGCAATTACTTCATCTTTTAATGATTGGGGGGCTGGTGATGCAACTGCATACATTGCAGCACATCCATATAATGCTGCAAACTGGAAGAAATCTATTGGCGAGCAGGCTTGGGTTGCGATGTATAACCAGGCTGTTACTTCTTGGAACTTCTTTAGAAGATTGGATTATCCTCAATTAGTAGCCCCTTCTACAGCAATTCCAAATGCAGAAGGAAAAGTTCCTGTAAGACTTCAATATCCTACTGCAGAAGCTACAACGAATGGTAGTAATTATGCTGCTGCGAGTGCTGCAATCGGTGGCGACAAGCTGACCACAAAAATATTCTGGGACATTAATTAAAAAATATTCATTTAAAAAAAATAACCGCCCTCAGGCGGTTATTTTTTTATGTACAAGGCTTGTGATTGAGAGTCTTTATGACGAAAAATGTGGTATGTATAGCATTGCTTTATTTGTGAATTATTTTTCCTTCAATCATTTTTATGTTGGTAATTGTTTTGTAATGAGTTTATTAGTGCTATTTTAATGAATGTTACATATAGAAAATATCAATTAAAATTAGTTGTATTTTCCTAAAAATAACGACCCTTTAAATGTTGTGTTTTTGTTAATTGTTTTGTTTTTAACTTAATTTAATGATTTATTTTCATTATTTTTTAAATTTATTGAATATTTGACATTTTTTTCAAACTTTTGCTTTGTATATTTAATAAAGTTTTACAAATTTGTACAGTCTTAAAAAAATAATTTGATATGAAGAAACTGACAACAAGTCTGCTTGTTGTGGTATTGACTTCATCTTTTGCTATTGCTCAAGCACAAGAGAAGAATGATACCATTAAAGCAAAAGAAATTGAAGGGGTGGTAGTAACTGCGCTTGGGATTAAGAGAGAAAAGAAATCTCTTGGTTACGCTTCCCAGGAAATTAAGGCAAGTGCACTCTCTGATGGTACAACAAACACAGGGAATATTGCATCGCAATTATCAGGAAAGGTAGCCGGTTTAAATGTTACAACAAATAATAACTTTGGAGGCTCATCAAACTTATTGATAAGAGGTATAAAAACTCTTGGAGGGGGAAATCCTTTAATTGTGATTGATGGATCTCCGGTAAACAATACGTATACCCAGGAGAAAAATATTGATTATGGTAATGCTTTATCTGATATCAATCAGGAAGATATTGAATCTATCAACGTTTTAAAAGGTGCTGCGGCATCTGCTCTTTATGGAGAGAGAGGTCTAAATGGAGTAATTGTAATAACAACAAAGAATGGTAAAGGGAAAGATGATGGATCTTGGGGAGTTACATTTTCTTCTTCAATGCAGGTTGGTTTTATTGATAAATCAACGTTTCCTGAATATCAAACAAGTTATGGTGCCGGGTATTCTCAAAAATTTGGAACGCAGGCTAGTGATGGTTTAAATAACGCAAACTTCAATGCGGATGCATCTTGGGGACCAAAATTCGATCCTAATTTGATGGTTTATCAATGGGACTCTTTTGACCCTTCTTCACCTAACTACAAAAAAGCTACACCATGGGTAGCTGCTAAAAACGGCCCGATTAAATTTTTTGATAATCCGACTACATTCAGTAATAGTGTAACCCTGGAAAAGGGACAAAAAGGGAAAAATATTAGTTTTACCTATGAAAATATGATGTCAGATGGGTTGATTCCTAACTCACATCTCAATAAGAATAATTTCTCTTTAAAGATTAATTATGACTTGACACCCAAATTACATACTTCCTTTTACTCTACAATGACTTTGCAGGATACCAAAGGACGTGGGATTACTGGGTATTCCAATAATATAGCCACCGGTTTCAGACAATGGTGGCAAACCAATGTAGATGTTAAGGATCTTGAGAATTCATATTTTGCGAATGTTGATCCTGCTATTGCCAGCGCATCGAACAATTATGGTAACGTCGTGTGGAATAGAAAATCAGCAGCTAATGGAGCACCGGCATACTGGAATAACCCATATTTTCAAGCTTACCAAAACTATACCTCAGATAATAGATTCAGAAGTTTTACTTATGCACAAGCAACCTATGATGTTATAAATAATATTTCTGTTACTGGAAAAGTTTCTTATGACAGATCAAATCTTATGGCAGAAAGTAGATTGGCTGTAGGATCTCTGCCACAAGCTTTCGGACAATCAAATAATTCAGTTACTTCCGGCTATGCAAGACGTGATGTATTGAGGACCGAAACGAATTACGACTTAATGGTAAATTATAAATTTGACATTACGGATGATATTAATATCTCTGGAGTAGTTGGAGGGAATATCCGTAGAAACTATTTCAATTCTGTTTATGCTTCTACAGAAGGAGGTTTGGTAATTGCAGGAATTTATGCATTGTCAAACACTAAAAAAGCACCTTTAGCATCAGATGAGAGTCAGTTCACAACACAAACAAACTCGGGATATGTTACTGCTTCATTTGATTTCTTTAAGAAATTCTATATAGATGGAACATGGAGGGTAGACCAAAGTTCAACATTGCCGGCGGGAAATAATGTATATAATTACCCTTCCGTAACAGCTTCAGTTATTATGTCCGAAATTTTTAACACTAAAAGTTGGATGAATTTTTGGAAATTAAGAGCGAACTATGCAGAAGTTGGTGGAACTGCGGATCCTTATCAGCTTGCTAATAACTATAGATCAGCAGGGATTTTATCAGGGGTAGGAATATATAATTCAATTTTAAATCAGCCTAATCCCGATCTAAAACCACAAAGATCCAAAGAATTTGAAATAGGAACTGAAGCTCATTTCTTAAAAGACAGAATAACAGTTGATTTTGCTTATTACAAAACTAAAACAATAGATCAGATTATTCCTCTCCCGGTTTCTTCAGGAATCGGATTTACGGGTAAAGTAATCAATGCGGGACGAATTGATAATACAGGTTATGAAGTACAGTTAGGGCTGGTTCCTATAAAATCAAAAGATTTTACATGGAATATTGATGTCAACTGGTCTAAAAACAAAAATGAAGTAGTAAGTCTGTATCCGGGAATCACCAATCTTTTATTAAATAGTTTTCAAGGAGGAGTTTCTTTAAATGCAAGAGTAGGAGAAGCTTGGGGAACATTGGTTGGGGCTGACTATACCTATTTAAATGGTGAAAAAGTAGTTGATCCAAAAACCGGAAAGTATTTGCAAAATCCTAATCAGATTATTGGTAACACTACTCCAGATTGGATTGGAGGGATAAGAAATAGTCTTACTTATAAAGGATTCTCTTTAAGCTTCTTAATTGATATGCGCAAAGGAGGAGATATATTCTCAACTGATATGTATTATGGATTATCTTCAGGTTTATATAAAGAAACAGCTGTTGGAGATTACAGAGACAAAAACGTTGTACTTCCGGGAGTTCTTCCGGATGGAACTCCTAATACTATTTCTTTGTCTCAGTTTGATAATGGAAGTTCTATGGGATATAAAACACAGCCGTCTCGTGAATTCGTTTATGATGGTTCCTTTATTAAGTTAAGAGAGGCAAGTATTGGATATATGCTTCCTAAATCTTTATTGGCTGGAACCAAAATTTATGATGCTAAAATTTCGATTGTAGGTAGAAATTTATGGATTATTCATAAAAATTTGCCATATGCTGATCCTGAGGCTGTTGTAGGAGGAGGGCTTAATTCTTATGGATGGTCTATCGGTTCAATGCCTACGACAAGAGATCTTGGAGTCAATGTAACATTTAAATTCTAAATTACTTTAAAAATGAAAAATATTATAAAAATAAGTTTGATATCTGCATGCATTGGGATAGGATTGAGTTCGTGCCAGAGTGATTTAACTTCTCTGAATGATGATCCCAAGCATCCTTCAATACTTCCTTCCGAAAATTTATTGGCAACGGCTATGTATCAGTCGTCATATTATATGGATAACCCAAGTGTGAACTTTAATAACTACAGGTTTTTCACACAACAAATGTCGGAAACGCAATATCCTGATGAAACGCAGTATAATCTTGTTACCCGTAATCAGCCCCGTAATCATTTTAACAGAATGTATGTTTACAGTATTAACAATCTGAAACAGGCAAAAAAGAATCTGGTTAATGAAGTAGAGACGGATGACGTACGTATCAACAAGTTGGCAACCTTAGAAATTGAAGAAATTTTTATCTGGGAAAATATTGTGGATACTTATGGCGATGTTCCTTATTCTGAAAGTTTTAAGCCAGATGAGATTTTAACACCAAAATATGATGATGCTAAAACTATTTATCTGGATTTAATTAAGAGAATTGATGCTGTTACCGCTACTATAAAGCCGTCTGCTACCGGTTATAGTGATTTGGTTTATGGAGGGAATATGACAAAATGGAAAAAATTTGCCAACTCTATTAAATTAAGATTAGGGATCAATTTAGCAGATGTTGATCCTGCATTATCGAAAACTACCGTTGAATCAGCAATCGCAGCAGGAGTGATCTCTTCTGATTCTGAAGCCTACAAATTTAGCTATGATGGGAATACCTTTTCAAGCCCTGTTTATGATAATTTAGTAGCTTCCGGTAGAAATGACTTTTTACCTAGTGAGCTAACTATTAATACCATGAAAGCTCTTTCCGATCCAAGAATGGATATATGGTTTACAAAAGTTGGAGGAGTTTATAAAGGAGGAGTTTTCGGAGAATTAAATGATCCTTATACTAATTTTTCACAATTAGGCCCTTATTTCAGATCTGCAACCACTCCATCAAATTTATTAAGTTATGCAGAAGTTTCCTTTATTAAAGCTGAGGCAGCAGCCAGAGGTTATACGGTTGGGGATACTGCAGCAAATCTTTACGGAACTGCAGTGACAGCATCAATGAATGAAAATGGAGTAAGTTCAGCCAATGCAACAGCTTATTTGCTGGCTAATCCTTATAACGCAGCTAATTGGAAGCAGTCTATTGGAGTGCAGGCCTGGATTGCGTTGTTCAACAGAGGATTTGCAAGCTGGAATTTCACAAGACGTTTGGATAGCCCAACACTTGTTAATCCTCCTAAATCTAATTTGTCATCCGTACCTTACAGAATGCCATACTCTGATCAGGAGTATGTGTTAAACGGGACAAATGTTAGTGCTGCAGCTAGTAAAATTGGCGGTGATAAAGCAACTACAAAATTATTCTGGGATAAATTTTAATATCCAATATATTTTAACATTCATATCAAAGCCGCCTTCGGGCGGTTTTTTTATTTCCGTATATTTGTATTTCAAAATTTGAGATGAGACAGGCTATTCTATGTGGCCTGTAAAAAGTAATATTATACACATGAATATTAAAGATAGTATAGAAAAGAAACTTTCAGAGGTTATTTTAAATGTATACCAGTTAAAAGATATCAATCTGGAGATTCAGGAAAATAAAACCGAATTTGAAGGTGATTTTACCATTGTAACATTTCCACTGGTAAAACAGCTGAAAAAAAATCCGGAAAGTATTGGTGTTGAATTAGGAGAAGCTTTAACAGAACAGTCGGACTTATTCGAAAGCTTTAATGTAGTAAAAGGTTTCCTTAATGTTAAAGTACAGAACCAGCTGTTTGTAGATAATTTCAGATCTGTGAGCAATGATTTTGATGCTATCGAAAAGAAAAATTCTACAGTGATGGTGGAATATTCTTCTCCCAATACCAACAAACCACTTCACCTGGGGCATGTAAGAAATAACCTGTTAGGATTTTCTGTGGCTCAGATTTTAAAAGAGGCCGGGTATGATGTGATCAAAACACAGATTATCAATGACAGAGGAATTCATATCTGCAAGTCTATGCTGGCCTGGGAAAAATTCGGTCATGGAGAAACTCCGGAAACTACCAATACAAAAGGAGATAAGTTTGTAGGGA
Protein-coding sequences here:
- a CDS encoding SusD/RagB family nutrient-binding outer membrane lipoprotein, translating into MKKYIITPILALLFIGCSTTDDVNMDEHAFYNTTQESLLTYAQKELSDYMNTPSVNENNFRLTMQYWTETIYVNESNYDFTNRTVSNNVWTDNYVNVLKNLDQAERIINAYTPTPSELTTWPGKKKNQLAIIDMMKVYTYQILVDTYGDIPYTQALNIDLYPLPKYDKAADIYSSLISKLETDLTNLSGSSKAFTENGDIYYGELNTVTGKKESNIDKWKAFGNSLLLKLGIALADVNPGLAQTTVSKAITGGVITSSLGNCQFQYLGASPNENPMFQETSSRDDFIAGKTLVDYMNASNDPRISAYYTDVNGNYIGQVIGTPGEFADFSNAGEFAYTKTTPGIILSYTEVSFYRAEAAARWGIGGSAAALYATAITSSFNDWGAGDATAYIAAHPYNAANWKKSIGEQAWVAMYNQAVTSWNFFRRLDYPQLVAPSTAIPNAEGKVPVRLQYPTAEATTNGSNYAAASAAIGGDKLTTKIFWDIN
- a CDS encoding SusC/RagA family TonB-linked outer membrane protein; translated protein: MKKLTTSLLVVVLTSSFAIAQAQEKNDTIKAKEIEGVVVTALGIKREKKSLGYASQEIKASALSDGTTNTGNIASQLSGKVAGLNVTTNNNFGGSSNLLIRGIKTLGGGNPLIVIDGSPVNNTYTQEKNIDYGNALSDINQEDIESINVLKGAAASALYGERGLNGVIVITTKNGKGKDDGSWGVTFSSSMQVGFIDKSTFPEYQTSYGAGYSQKFGTQASDGLNNANFNADASWGPKFDPNLMVYQWDSFDPSSPNYKKATPWVAAKNGPIKFFDNPTTFSNSVTLEKGQKGKNISFTYENMMSDGLIPNSHLNKNNFSLKINYDLTPKLHTSFYSTMTLQDTKGRGITGYSNNIATGFRQWWQTNVDVKDLENSYFANVDPAIASASNNYGNVVWNRKSAANGAPAYWNNPYFQAYQNYTSDNRFRSFTYAQATYDVINNISVTGKVSYDRSNLMAESRLAVGSLPQAFGQSNNSVTSGYARRDVLRTETNYDLMVNYKFDITDDINISGVVGGNIRRNYFNSVYASTEGGLVIAGIYALSNTKKAPLASDESQFTTQTNSGYVTASFDFFKKFYIDGTWRVDQSSTLPAGNNVYNYPSVTASVIMSEIFNTKSWMNFWKLRANYAEVGGTADPYQLANNYRSAGILSGVGIYNSILNQPNPDLKPQRSKEFEIGTEAHFLKDRITVDFAYYKTKTIDQIIPLPVSSGIGFTGKVINAGRIDNTGYEVQLGLVPIKSKDFTWNIDVNWSKNKNEVVSLYPGITNLLLNSFQGGVSLNARVGEAWGTLVGADYTYLNGEKVVDPKTGKYLQNPNQIIGNTTPDWIGGIRNSLTYKGFSLSFLIDMRKGGDIFSTDMYYGLSSGLYKETAVGDYRDKNVVLPGVLPDGTPNTISLSQFDNGSSMGYKTQPSREFVYDGSFIKLREASIGYMLPKSLLAGTKIYDAKISIVGRNLWIIHKNLPYADPEAVVGGGLNSYGWSIGSMPTTRDLGVNVTFKF
- a CDS encoding SusD/RagB family nutrient-binding outer membrane lipoprotein produces the protein MKNIIKISLISACIGIGLSSCQSDLTSLNDDPKHPSILPSENLLATAMYQSSYYMDNPSVNFNNYRFFTQQMSETQYPDETQYNLVTRNQPRNHFNRMYVYSINNLKQAKKNLVNEVETDDVRINKLATLEIEEIFIWENIVDTYGDVPYSESFKPDEILTPKYDDAKTIYLDLIKRIDAVTATIKPSATGYSDLVYGGNMTKWKKFANSIKLRLGINLADVDPALSKTTVESAIAAGVISSDSEAYKFSYDGNTFSSPVYDNLVASGRNDFLPSELTINTMKALSDPRMDIWFTKVGGVYKGGVFGELNDPYTNFSQLGPYFRSATTPSNLLSYAEVSFIKAEAAARGYTVGDTAANLYGTAVTASMNENGVSSANATAYLLANPYNAANWKQSIGVQAWIALFNRGFASWNFTRRLDSPTLVNPPKSNLSSVPYRMPYSDQEYVLNGTNVSAAASKIGGDKATTKLFWDKF
- a CDS encoding SusC/RagA family TonB-linked outer membrane protein: MKKLTTSLLVLVLSSSVAIANAQQKNDTVKTKEIEGVVVTALGIKREKRSLGYATQEVKGEAVNKNPTTNFLNNLSGKVAGLEIKQSTNFGGSINVVTRGYKSLLGDNQALFVVDGVPIMNKNINTANQATGGGGYDYGSSVSDINPNDIETINVLKGAAATALYGSRAQNGAIIITTKRGKKNKEGIGMEFSTSVTMSTVDKSTFPEYQTQYGQGYTGRSFASALYQGSPRVSFGNDASYGSPYDGSMVWQYGAFVPGSPTEGQRTPWQMAKNGPIKFFNTGTNYVNSLSFNGGNDQATYRLSYTNTDASDIMPNSSLIKNNFSGNASYKLTDKLTANLYANYITQKTVGRNTTGYNDNIMTNFRQWWATNTDIKDLQYLYNAYKKNYTWNMRSMTDLTPAFWDNPYFQRYENYQNDSRDRFAGNFSLSYDVTKDINLLVRMGRDGYTMITEDRKAVGSYTGNSFGLNGGVNQPSGYATSQYKFSETNYDFIGTYKKNITDDFSVNVLLGGNVNVQKTYSNQQSTSGGLYIPGIYTIANSNSAPVRPLISDLSKYVYGVFGQLSLGYKNTYYLEGTYRRDQSTALPENDAVYWYPSLSASVVFSNLIKANWLNFGKIRAAYAEVGSDTGADQLLNRYFSQPSYGDIPIYAYNTTLRNFELKSQGLKNIEFGIETKMFNNRLGFDVAWFQNKAYDQILPLPVSFANGALAKTQNAGELTTKGFEVSINATPIKTTNFSWDLSLNWSNPWTKVTALAEGIENITMGRAQGGVSINAPLNGDYGSIWTSDYVYDSNGQRIVGENGAYLVTDTPTYNQGSFQADWTAGMNNTLSYKNLSLSFLIDWRKGGKIYSLDQFYGYGTGIYPDSVGFNDLGNPIRNTLATGGGVILPGVMENPNSPGTYIPNTIRLDKSQSSQVLGTDLPGAAYVYDASFIKLREVAITYRFNKEFFNSKFIQGMSVSLIGNNLWIMHKNLPYSDPEAGLSSGNIQGYQSGPMPATRNISFNVKINF